A stretch of the Prochlorococcus marinus str. MIT 0918 genome encodes the following:
- a CDS encoding sodium:solute symporter family protein, whose amino-acid sequence MTLIDWMILSIYLILSVSVGVALSRRNQNEADYFVAGRSLTGWLAGASMAATTFSIDTPLYVAGLIGTRGLAGNWEWWSFGLAHVAMTVIFAPMWRRSGVLTDAAFTELRYGGVAAAWLRGTKAFLLAVPINCIGIGYAFLAMRKVAEALGMVDGHYLIGFVTDTLLLLIAVGLFMLVYTAIGGLWAVVLNDCVQLLLALIGACTLAFAVVHASGGMSAMLSQIQELERPELLSVFPWTWDENGFQWIGQAGISIATFTAFLSLQWWSFRRSDGGGEFIQRLLATKNENQSELAGWVFLVVNYLLRSWLWIVVGLAALVLLPNQQDWELSYPTLAVQYLPPVVLGIVVVSLVAAFMSTVSTSLNWGASYLTHDLYKRFLRPKASNKELIFVGQITCVILLIIGIITALISDSIGSIFRLVIAIGTGPGVVLVLRWFWWRVNAIAELTAMICGFFIGFVTSVVPLLRVEDYGLKLLITTLLTAIIWLVALRLSPPESDEVLEKFVRLVRPPGPGWERLRKRFGIIPVDSLQSLLIRFVLSVGILYGFLFACGGFLLHQERGGWIGLVCGVCCIYAIRGNFVKRAFSLH is encoded by the coding sequence ATGACATTAATAGATTGGATGATTCTCAGTATTTATTTAATTCTTTCAGTGAGTGTTGGTGTTGCTTTGTCACGGAGAAATCAAAATGAAGCAGATTATTTTGTTGCTGGCAGAAGTTTAACGGGATGGCTGGCTGGAGCTTCAATGGCAGCAACAACCTTTTCAATAGATACACCTCTATATGTAGCAGGTTTGATTGGGACAAGAGGACTCGCTGGGAATTGGGAGTGGTGGAGTTTTGGTTTAGCACATGTTGCTATGACAGTAATCTTTGCACCTATGTGGCGGCGGAGTGGGGTTTTGACTGATGCTGCGTTTACAGAATTGCGATATGGCGGTGTTGCCGCTGCATGGTTAAGAGGAACAAAGGCATTTTTATTGGCAGTACCTATTAATTGTATTGGGATTGGATATGCATTTTTAGCGATGAGAAAGGTTGCAGAAGCTTTGGGGATGGTTGATGGTCATTATTTGATTGGATTTGTAACTGATACTCTACTGCTCCTTATTGCAGTTGGTTTATTCATGCTTGTATATACAGCTATAGGTGGACTATGGGCTGTCGTACTCAATGATTGTGTTCAGTTACTGTTGGCTTTAATTGGTGCGTGTACGCTTGCATTTGCTGTGGTGCATGCATCTGGCGGTATGTCAGCCATGTTGTCTCAAATACAAGAGTTAGAGAGACCTGAATTGCTCTCAGTTTTCCCATGGACTTGGGATGAAAATGGTTTTCAATGGATAGGTCAGGCTGGGATTAGTATTGCAACGTTTACAGCATTCCTTTCTCTTCAATGGTGGAGTTTCCGTAGAAGTGATGGGGGTGGAGAGTTTATACAGAGATTGCTTGCAACTAAGAATGAAAACCAATCCGAATTGGCAGGGTGGGTTTTCCTTGTTGTGAATTATCTTTTACGTAGTTGGTTATGGATTGTTGTTGGACTTGCTGCGCTTGTTTTGCTCCCAAATCAGCAGGACTGGGAGTTGAGTTACCCTACTCTTGCAGTTCAATACCTTCCCCCAGTAGTACTTGGAATTGTAGTTGTCTCATTGGTGGCGGCATTCATGAGTACCGTGAGCACTTCTTTAAATTGGGGAGCCAGTTACCTCACACACGATCTGTATAAAAGATTCTTGCGCCCTAAAGCGAGTAATAAAGAGTTGATTTTTGTTGGACAAATAACTTGTGTCATTCTTTTGATAATTGGAATTATCACTGCTTTAATAAGTGACAGTATTGGCTCAATATTTCGTCTTGTAATTGCAATAGGCACTGGCCCTGGAGTTGTTCTTGTTTTGCGATGGTTTTGGTGGCGTGTGAATGCGATAGCGGAATTAACTGCAATGATATGTGGGTTTTTCATTGGATTTGTAACCTCAGTAGTTCCGCTTCTGAGAGTGGAAGATTATGGGCTTAAACTTCTGATTACAACATTGTTAACTGCAATTATTTGGTTAGTTGCTTTGCGATTAAGTCCTCCAGAATCTGATGAAGTATTGGAAAAATTTGTTCGTTTGGTAAGACCACCTGGACCAGGATGGGAGCGTTTAAGAAAGCGCTTTGGAATTATTCCAGTTGATTCTTTGCAGAGTTTACTAATTCGTTTTGTCTTGAGTGTTGGAATTTTGTATGGGTTTCTTTTTGCCTGTGGAGGTTTTTTGCTTCATCAAGAACGAGGAGGTTGGATAGGGTTGGTTTGTGGAGTTTGTTGTATTTATGCAATAAGAGGGAACTTTGTAAAAAGAGCGTTTTCATTGCATTAA
- the rlmN gene encoding 23S rRNA (adenine(2503)-C(2))-methyltransferase RlmN: protein MILESKKLSLLGLNLSQLEQLAINNGQSSFRGRQIYQWLYKRGVRNLEDITVLPKSWKNSLIEKGFRIGSLKEIQRLLADDQTVKLLLQTEDDQIIETVGIPTKNRLTICVSSQIGCPMSCRFCATGKGGFERSLYINEIVDQFFAIKQIFDRAPSHVVFMGMGEPLLNIDAVLNSIRCLNQDIGIGQRRITVSTVGVANTLPRLAELARHYLGTVQFTLALSLHAPNQELRQALIPSANNYPIAALLEDCRHYLEITGRRVSFEYILLGHLNDHIEHAEELAVLLSGLQSHVNLIAYNPIHGEKFERPSSNRIRKFMSRLQERGIAVSLRTSRGLDKNAACGQLRSMHE, encoded by the coding sequence TTGATATTGGAAAGTAAAAAGCTTTCGTTGCTTGGCTTAAACCTTAGCCAATTAGAGCAATTGGCTATAAACAATGGGCAATCTTCTTTTAGAGGGCGTCAGATTTATCAGTGGTTATATAAGAGAGGTGTTAGAAATCTTGAAGATATCACTGTTTTACCTAAGAGTTGGAAAAACTCCTTAATTGAAAAAGGATTCAGAATCGGATCTCTTAAAGAAATTCAGCGTTTGTTAGCTGATGATCAAACTGTGAAATTATTACTACAAACAGAAGATGATCAAATCATTGAGACAGTTGGAATCCCTACAAAAAATCGTTTAACTATTTGCGTCTCCAGTCAAATTGGTTGCCCCATGAGTTGTCGATTTTGTGCCACAGGGAAAGGTGGCTTTGAACGTTCTTTATATATTAATGAAATTGTTGATCAGTTTTTTGCAATAAAACAAATCTTTGATAGAGCTCCTTCTCATGTTGTTTTCATGGGTATGGGGGAACCTCTTTTAAATATTGATGCTGTCCTTAATTCTATTCGTTGTTTGAATCAGGATATAGGGATTGGACAACGTCGAATTACAGTTAGTACTGTTGGAGTTGCTAATACTTTACCTCGGCTTGCAGAGTTGGCTCGGCATTATTTAGGCACTGTTCAATTCACATTAGCATTAAGCTTACATGCTCCAAATCAAGAATTGCGTCAAGCATTGATACCATCAGCAAATAACTACCCTATAGCGGCATTATTAGAAGATTGTAGACACTATTTAGAAATAACAGGGAGACGAGTTAGTTTTGAATACATACTTTTAGGACATTTGAATGATCATATTGAACATGCAGAAGAGTTGGCAGTGTTATTAAGTGGGTTACAGAGCCATGTTAATTTAATTGCCTATAATCCAATTCATGGGGAAAAATTTGAGAGACCTAGTTCCAATAGGATAAGAAAATTTATGAGTCGATTACAAGAACGAGGAATTGCGGTGAGTCTACGTACAAGCAGAGGCTTAGATAAAAATGCAGCATGTGGACAACTTAGAAGTATGCATGAGTAA
- a CDS encoding high light inducible protein, producing the protein MLEPKISPKRNLPRYGFHNHIENLNGRWAMLGFIALLILEFKLGHGVLVR; encoded by the coding sequence ATGCTTGAACCAAAGATTAGTCCAAAAAGGAATTTACCTAGGTATGGATTTCATAATCATATAGAGAATTTAAATGGCCGATGGGCAATGCTTGGTTTCATTGCATTGCTAATTTTGGAATTTAAATTAGGACATGGTGTCCTTGTTAGATAA
- a CDS encoding DNA-directed RNA polymerase subunit beta', producing MTSTSPKSRKSSGKGRKGSRKKAAKKLNLIEPLSKTPPSFRNCVVDKKSLKELVAWAYKNHGTAATSVMADNLKDLGFKYATQAAVSISVDDLKVPEAKQDLLGQAEEQITATEECYRLGEITEVERHTKVIDTWTETNERLVDAVKKNFNQNDPLNSVWMMANSGARGNMSQVRQLVGMRGLMANPQGEIIDLPIRTNFREGLTVTEYVISSYGARKGLVDTALRTADSGYLTRRLVDVAQDVIVREEDCGTTRSISVKAEDGRFGNRLVGRLVAQDILDSEENIIAKKDTAIDPELTKKIELAKIHDVRVRSPLTCEATRSVCRKCYGWALAHNHLVDLGEAVGIIAAQSIGEPGTQLTMRTFHTGGVSTAETGVVRSNIKGKVEYGAKARVRGYRTPHGVEARQSEVDFVLTIKPEGSGKAQKIEISTGSLIFVDDGQEIASDVTVAQIAAGAVKKSVEKATKDVICDLAGQVRYETAIQPKEVTDRQGNITLKAQRLGRLWVFAGDVYNLPPNAQPVVTTNSQVKEGQVLAEASQASEFGGEVRLRDSIGDSREVQIVTTSMTLKDFKLLEESTHSGEIWNLEAKDGTQYRLNSIPGSKIGNGEIIAELSDDRFRTKTGGLVKYAPGLAIKKARSAKNGFEVSNGGTLLWVPQETHEINKDISLLMIKDRQWIEAGTEVVKDIFSQTAGIVTVTQKNDILREIIVRSGEFHLCKDSKALERFDFEGQMVNPGETIAKGLKAESMVYVQTVDTPEGKGLLFRPVEEYTIPDEAQLPELNHVKQLKGPSLGLKATQRLGFKDGELIKSVEGVELLKTQLILETFETTPQMTVDVEAVLDKASKTIQRLRLIILESILVRRDTMSDSSHGSTHTELQIQNEQIVTAGEIVSTTQILCKEKGIVQLPDLVDDEPIRRLIVERAEDTLTVACDGTPLVKTGERVIDGDMLSKENPATCCGEVEAVNANKITLRLGRPYMVSPDSVLHVRDGDLVQRGDGLALLVFERQKTGDIVQGLPRIEELLEARRPRDSATLCKKRGVVEIVQGDDDDSVVVKVIESEDSCEEYPVLVGKNVMVSDAQQVSAGELLTDGPVNPHELLECFFGDSRDHKPLMEAAQESIAKLQHRLVTEVQNVYKSQGVSIDDKHIEVIVRQMTSKVRIEDAGDTTLLPGELIEIRQVEDTNQAISITGGAPAEFTPVLLGITKASLNTDSFISAASFQETTRVLTEAAIEGKSDWLRGLKENVIIGRLIPAGTGFSGFVEELRAEAGPHPDILAEDPAGYRRIQNLRPDYTVEMPASPAAANLTAVLDDPSDEDLEATRSRHGIDASTSNFAAFARPTGDDQTKEDQMPDPAALEGLQEEGLLADE from the coding sequence ATGACTTCCACTTCTCCAAAATCTCGCAAATCATCAGGCAAAGGTAGAAAAGGCTCTAGAAAGAAAGCCGCCAAAAAATTAAACTTAATTGAGCCTCTGTCAAAGACACCTCCATCGTTTAGAAATTGTGTAGTAGATAAAAAAAGTCTTAAAGAATTAGTTGCTTGGGCATATAAGAATCATGGTACTGCAGCTACTTCAGTGATGGCTGATAATTTAAAAGATTTGGGGTTTAAATATGCTACTCAAGCAGCAGTTTCGATTTCTGTAGATGACTTAAAAGTTCCAGAAGCCAAACAAGATTTATTGGGACAAGCTGAAGAACAAATTACGGCTACTGAAGAATGTTACCGACTTGGGGAAATTACAGAAGTTGAGCGTCATACGAAAGTCATAGATACATGGACGGAAACCAATGAGCGCTTAGTGGATGCAGTTAAAAAGAATTTTAATCAGAATGATCCACTCAACTCTGTATGGATGATGGCTAATTCTGGGGCGCGAGGGAATATGTCTCAGGTTCGTCAATTAGTAGGAATGAGAGGTTTAATGGCTAACCCTCAAGGTGAGATTATTGACCTGCCTATTCGAACCAATTTCCGAGAAGGACTTACAGTTACTGAATATGTAATTTCATCTTATGGTGCACGTAAAGGTTTGGTTGATACTGCCTTGAGAACTGCAGACTCTGGCTATTTAACCCGTCGCTTAGTTGATGTAGCTCAGGATGTAATCGTTAGAGAAGAAGATTGTGGCACTACTAGGTCAATATCAGTTAAAGCTGAAGATGGTCGTTTTGGGAATCGACTTGTTGGACGTTTGGTGGCTCAAGATATTCTTGATTCTGAGGAAAATATAATCGCTAAGAAAGATACAGCAATTGACCCAGAGTTAACTAAGAAAATTGAATTGGCGAAAATTCATGACGTAAGAGTTAGATCACCTCTAACCTGTGAGGCGACTCGCTCAGTATGTCGTAAGTGTTATGGATGGGCCCTAGCTCATAATCATTTGGTTGACTTAGGAGAAGCAGTTGGGATTATTGCTGCTCAATCAATTGGCGAACCAGGTACGCAGCTGACAATGAGAACTTTCCATACGGGTGGAGTTTCTACTGCAGAAACAGGAGTTGTTCGTTCTAATATTAAAGGGAAAGTAGAGTATGGAGCTAAAGCACGTGTACGTGGTTATAGAACTCCGCATGGTGTAGAAGCTCGTCAGTCAGAAGTCGATTTTGTTTTAACTATTAAACCTGAAGGTTCTGGGAAAGCCCAGAAAATAGAGATTTCTACTGGTTCTTTGATTTTTGTAGATGATGGGCAGGAAATTGCCTCTGATGTAACTGTTGCTCAAATAGCTGCAGGCGCAGTTAAAAAGAGTGTTGAAAAAGCTACTAAGGATGTTATTTGTGATTTGGCTGGTCAAGTACGTTATGAAACAGCTATTCAGCCTAAAGAAGTTACAGATAGGCAAGGTAATATCACTCTTAAAGCACAGCGGTTAGGGAGACTTTGGGTTTTTGCTGGAGATGTTTATAATCTTCCACCTAATGCACAACCAGTTGTCACAACTAATTCACAAGTAAAAGAAGGTCAAGTTTTAGCTGAAGCAAGTCAAGCTAGTGAGTTCGGTGGTGAGGTTCGTCTTCGTGATTCCATCGGTGACTCTAGAGAGGTTCAAATAGTTACTACCTCAATGACTTTGAAAGATTTTAAATTGCTTGAAGAGTCAACTCATTCTGGAGAAATTTGGAATTTGGAAGCCAAAGATGGCACTCAATATAGGCTAAATTCGATTCCGGGAAGTAAGATTGGTAATGGTGAGATAATTGCTGAACTATCTGACGATAGATTTAGGACAAAAACAGGTGGGTTAGTTAAATATGCCCCTGGACTTGCTATTAAGAAGGCAAGATCAGCTAAAAATGGTTTTGAAGTCAGTAATGGTGGAACTTTGCTATGGGTTCCTCAAGAAACTCATGAAATTAATAAAGATATCTCTTTGTTAATGATTAAAGATAGGCAGTGGATAGAAGCTGGTACTGAAGTAGTTAAGGATATCTTTAGTCAAACAGCCGGTATAGTTACAGTTACACAAAAGAACGACATCCTTAGAGAAATTATTGTTAGAAGCGGAGAATTTCATCTTTGTAAGGACTCTAAAGCTTTAGAAAGATTTGATTTTGAAGGACAGATGGTAAACCCAGGTGAAACCATTGCAAAAGGATTAAAGGCCGAATCTATGGTGTATGTTCAGACTGTAGACACTCCGGAAGGGAAGGGGCTTTTATTCAGACCTGTTGAAGAATATACAATTCCTGACGAGGCACAATTGCCTGAATTAAATCATGTTAAGCAATTAAAAGGACCTTCTCTAGGCTTAAAAGCTACACAAAGACTCGGGTTTAAAGATGGTGAGTTAATTAAATCTGTAGAAGGAGTTGAATTACTTAAAACACAGTTGATTCTTGAGACATTTGAAACAACACCTCAAATGACTGTAGATGTAGAAGCAGTCTTAGATAAAGCATCTAAGACAATTCAAAGACTTCGATTAATAATATTAGAAAGTATTCTTGTTCGACGAGATACAATGTCTGATTCTAGTCATGGATCTACTCATACAGAACTCCAAATCCAAAATGAGCAGATTGTAACAGCTGGAGAAATTGTTTCTACAACTCAGATACTTTGTAAAGAAAAAGGAATTGTTCAATTACCTGATCTGGTAGACGATGAGCCTATAAGAAGATTAATTGTTGAAAGGGCAGAAGATACACTGACGGTTGCTTGTGATGGCACGCCACTTGTAAAAACCGGAGAAAGAGTTATAGATGGTGATATGTTATCTAAAGAAAACCCTGCCACCTGTTGTGGAGAAGTTGAAGCGGTTAATGCTAATAAAATTACTTTGCGATTAGGCAGGCCTTATATGGTTTCCCCAGATTCTGTATTGCATGTCAGAGATGGAGATTTAGTACAAAGAGGAGATGGATTGGCTTTATTGGTATTTGAAAGGCAGAAGACGGGTGATATTGTCCAAGGACTTCCAAGAATTGAAGAATTATTAGAGGCAAGAAGACCAAGAGATTCAGCTACCTTATGCAAGAAGAGAGGAGTCGTAGAGATAGTTCAAGGAGATGACGATGATTCAGTTGTCGTAAAAGTAATTGAGAGTGAAGATTCTTGTGAAGAATATCCAGTTCTTGTTGGTAAAAATGTCATGGTTAGTGATGCACAACAAGTTAGTGCAGGAGAATTATTAACAGATGGACCAGTAAACCCTCATGAGTTATTGGAATGTTTCTTTGGAGATTCACGGGATCACAAGCCCTTAATGGAGGCTGCTCAGGAATCAATCGCAAAACTCCAGCATCGTTTAGTGACCGAGGTACAGAATGTTTATAAATCGCAGGGTGTTTCTATTGATGATAAGCATATTGAAGTTATTGTGAGACAAATGACTAGTAAAGTTCGTATTGAAGATGCTGGTGATACCACTCTTCTGCCTGGTGAATTGATTGAGATTAGACAGGTTGAGGATACTAATCAGGCTATTTCAATTACAGGTGGTGCTCCAGCAGAGTTCACTCCTGTTTTACTGGGAATTACAAAGGCATCTTTGAATACAGATAGCTTTATTTCGGCAGCTTCATTCCAAGAAACAACTAGAGTTCTTACTGAAGCAGCAATAGAAGGCAAGTCTGACTGGTTAAGAGGTTTAAAGGAGAATGTCATCATTGGACGATTGATTCCTGCTGGCACAGGATTTAGTGGCTTTGTAGAGGAATTACGTGCTGAAGCAGGTCCACACCCAGACATTTTGGCTGAAGATCCTGCAGGATATCGACGTATTCAAAATCTCAGACCTGACTATACCGTTGAGATGCCGGCCTCTCCAGCAGCAGCAAATTTAACTGCTGTTTTAGACGATCCAAGTGATGAAGATCTTGAAGCTACTAGAAGTCGGCATGGTATTGATGCTTCAACAAGTAATTTCGCAGCTTTTGCGCGACCAACTGGAGATGATCAAACCAAAGAAGATCAGATGCCTGACCCTGCGGCATTAGAAGGTCTTCAAGAAGAAGGGTTGCTCGCTGATGAGTAA